Sequence from the Hemibagrus wyckioides isolate EC202008001 linkage group LG28, SWU_Hwy_1.0, whole genome shotgun sequence genome:
TGCGTTAACACGTCCGCCATATTGGAAGGGATCAGAGTGGATTTGACGCCAATTCAAGTCTATGGAGTGGGGCGTGTCTAATTGAAATAAATCGTCTTTTACTTGCTTTTGTCGTTAGTAACTAAATACATATCTGTATTTTCTGTTGGACTTTTAACCTTATGGGTTTGCGTTTTCCATTCCAGGTGCATTATGATTTCACCTATGATCAGGAGTCAAAATTAGCAGTACCAAATGCTGGTAATGTTCATCAGGCTTTTCCATTTCCTGGTGTTTTCCTGTGGGAAAACTTTGTGTCCGAGGATGAGGAAAAAGAGCTGGTTGCTAAAATGGACCAAGACGTCTGGAGAGAGTCTCAGTCTGGTCGGCGTAAACAGGTACTTATTCCAACAGGATATaactgaatatatatttttcctgtTTGACCTTTATGTAATACATTAATTATCATTGCCAGTTTTCTCCATTACAGCACTAGAGAGCCGATTTTAATTCCCTTCAATCCAACCCACTAGTTCATTTCCaggatttgtgtgtttctgatgaGAGAAATGTTGACCTGTACATGTTGCAGCCTGAGGAAACACCCTTCGCTTGGTCAAATCTTCTGTTACATTAGCTCTAAAAGACGTCAAGCtttcctgaactgaaatatttcacattCTTGCTTGTATCCCAATCAGAAGTAAAATTCACAGTTAATCTACATATGGAAAAACATTACTGCAAAATTTAAAGAAGTTTAAAACAAGAAAATTGTTTTAGACGGTTTTAGTGCTGCGTCTCCTTGATATAAAGAAAACCAAGCCAAGGTTTGAATTatccattttttatttgattatcaGTTTTGAATGATTTTTGCATGGTTTTCCCAGAGCGCTATTAATACTATTGCTGAAGATTGACCTAccatgtttataataaataaacttgttTTTCTTAGGACTTTGGACCGAAGGTAAACTTCAAAAAGCGGCGTGTACGCCTCGGTGGTTTTAGTGGCCTCCCTGCGAACAGTCATAAACTAGTGGACAAGATGTCCAAAGAGCCTCTGCTGGCTGATTTCCTCCCTGTAGAGCAGTGCAACCTGGAGTACAGTCCCGAACGCGGCTCCGCCATCGACCCTCACCTGGATGACAGCTGGCTGTGGGGGGAGCGCCTGGTTACTCTCAATATGCTCTCTGACACTGTGATCACCATGAGCTTAGACCAGGGCTGGGGGGATATGGACCGAGGCGAGGTCAGGGTGGCTGTTAATATACCTCGGAGgtgtttatttgtcatgtacGGTGAGGCACGCCACCGATGGAAGCACGCCATACACCGGGAGCACATACACAGCCGGCGGGTGTGCAGCACCTTCAGAGAGCTGACTCCCGAGTTTCTGAACGGTGGAGAGCAGgagaagttggggtcagagctgcTGGATGTAGCGTCAAGCTTTAAAGGTGTTCCTGTGTCATGAAGAGATTATTTATGGATGAACTGGATGAATTCATCTGAATTCAGTGAACcagaatgtttgtttttaaacatgatGCAAATATGTACTAGATGTATGCTATGTGACGTTCAATGTTGCAACATGCTCGTGTTTGGTATGGTGTAAGATTTTTATCCATTATGCAAAATCCAAATGGAATAACTTGATGATTTTAAG
This genomic interval carries:
- the alkbh4 gene encoding alpha-ketoglutarate-dependent dioxygenase alkB homolog 4, yielding MAAKQQTANCGCKGIRTCLICEVNDDKRHLLDKKASVHYDFTYDQESKLAVPNAGNVHQAFPFPGVFLWENFVSEDEEKELVAKMDQDVWRESQSGRRKQDFGPKVNFKKRRVRLGGFSGLPANSHKLVDKMSKEPLLADFLPVEQCNLEYSPERGSAIDPHLDDSWLWGERLVTLNMLSDTVITMSLDQGWGDMDRGEVRVAVNIPRRCLFVMYGEARHRWKHAIHREHIHSRRVCSTFRELTPEFLNGGEQEKLGSELLDVASSFKGVPVS